The genomic stretch CGCGGACTTCCTCGACCGCCGCGAGGGCGATCGCCTGGGCCTGCTGCTCTTTGGACAGCGCGCCTACGCGGTCACGCCGCTGACGCTCGACCGCAACAGCGTGCGCGAACAACTGCTCGACAGCGTGGTCGGCCTCGCCGGCCAGGAGACCGCGATCGGCGATGCCATCGCGCTGGCGGTCAAACGCCTCGGCGAGCGCGACCAGGCGGCGCCGGATGCAGGCGAGCGGGTGCTGATCCTGCTGACCGACGGCGTCAACACGGCCGGCGTGATCGCACCCGACCGCGCCCTGCAACTGGCGCAGTCGGCCGGCATCCGGGTGCATACCATCGGCTTCGGCGGGACCGGCGGCCAGACCTTCATGGGCATGCAGATCCAACGGCCTGCCGAAATCGACGAAGCGACGCTGCGGCGGGTGGCACAGGGCACCGGCGGGCGCTACTTCCGCGCCCGCGATACCGCCGAGCTGGCCGGGATCTATGCCGAGCTGGACCGCATCGAACCCACGGCCGAGCCCGGCGAGGTGCTGCAGCCGCGCATCGAGCGCTACGCGTGGCCCTTGGGTGCGGCGTGGTTGCTGGCGTTGTTCGGCGCAATGGCGCGCCTGGCGGGCCGGGAAGTGCGCGCATGGACCTGAACCTGGCTGAATTCCAGTTCCTGCGCCCATGGTGGCTGGCGGCGCTGCCGCTGCTGCTCCTGCTGCTGTGGGTGTGGCGGCACCGGCGCGCCGAGCCGGGTGCCTGGCAGCGCGCGGTGGATCCGCACCTGTTGCCGCACTTGCTGCAGCGGGTCGAGGTGCGTGGCACGCGCCTGCCATCGGTGCTCGCGATGCTGGTCGGGACCCTTGCGATCATGGCGCTGGCGGGTCCCTCCTGGCGCGTCCAGCCGCAGCCGCTGTGGCAGCGCGAGGCGCCGCTGGTGATCGCGCTCGACCTGTCGGCGGCGATCCGCGCAACCGATCTGAAACCCTCCCGGCTGGCGCAGGCCCGCGCGAAGATCGACCGCCTGCTGGCGCAGCGGAGCGGCGGGCAGGTGGGCCTGCTGGCCTACGCCGGGCATGCGTTCACCGTGGCGCCGATCACGCGTGACGCGCGCACGGTGCAGGCGCTGCTGGACAGCCTGAGCCCGGACGTCATGCCGGTCGAAGGCCAGCGGGTGGACCGGGCCATCGCGCACGCGCTGAAGTTGCTGCGTGCCGCCGACGCCACGCGCGGCGAGATCCTGCTGCTCAGCGATCGTAGCGATGCGGCCGGCGAGCAGGCTGCCGCGCAGGCCCGCGTGGGCGGGTTCCGCGTGTCGGTCATTGGCGTGGGCACGCTGGCCGGTGCGCCGCTCAGCGGTCGCAACGGCTTCATCGTCGGCGCCGACGGCCAGCCGCAGCTGGCGCGGCTGGATCCCGCCAGCCTGGCCGCACTCGCCGCCGCCGGTGGCGGCCGCTATGCGCCATTGAGCGCGGACGACAGCGATCTGGCAGGGCTGGGCGTGCTCGACACCGATGGCGCTCCGATGGCGACCGGCGGCGGCGAGGGGGAAGACAGTGATGCCGCGTCCGCAGGCAACCAGCGCAGCGACGACGGCTACTGGCTGTTGCTGGTCCTGCTCCCGCTGGTCCTGGCCGGATTCCGGCGCGGCTGGCTCGCGCTGCTCCCGCTGACCCTGGTGCTCGCACTGAGCTGCGAACCGCGCGCTGCGTATGCCGACGCCAACACCAACACCAACACCAACACCAACACCAGCTCCTTCTGGGATTCCCTGTGGCGGCGCGCCGACCAGCGCGCGCACGCGGCGCTGCAAGCTGGCGACGCCGCATCCGCCCGCGCCTTGGCGCCGGATGCGGGTCTGCGGGCGGCGGCTGCGTACCGCGAGAAGGACTATGTCGCCGCCGCCGATTCCTGGTC from Rhodanobacteraceae bacterium encodes the following:
- a CDS encoding VWA domain-containing protein produces the protein MIESLVDWQLAWPWLLLALPLPWLAARLLPPAPSQLDAALKVPFAAEVGALAGGAGRDRRLRIGLATTLAWILLCVAAARPQQLGEPLQPPHSGRNLLLAVDLSGSMAAEDMQLGGRIVDRLTAAKAVLADFLDRREGDRLGLLLFGQRAYAVTPLTLDRNSVREQLLDSVVGLAGQETAIGDAIALAVKRLGERDQAAPDAGERVLILLTDGVNTAGVIAPDRALQLAQSAGIRVHTIGFGGTGGQTFMGMQIQRPAEIDEATLRRVAQGTGGRYFRARDTAELAGIYAELDRIEPTAEPGEVLQPRIERYAWPLGAAWLLALFGAMARLAGREVRAWT
- a CDS encoding VWA domain-containing protein, encoding MDLNLAEFQFLRPWWLAALPLLLLLLWVWRHRRAEPGAWQRAVDPHLLPHLLQRVEVRGTRLPSVLAMLVGTLAIMALAGPSWRVQPQPLWQREAPLVIALDLSAAIRATDLKPSRLAQARAKIDRLLAQRSGGQVGLLAYAGHAFTVAPITRDARTVQALLDSLSPDVMPVEGQRVDRAIAHALKLLRAADATRGEILLLSDRSDAAGEQAAAQARVGGFRVSVIGVGTLAGAPLSGRNGFIVGADGQPQLARLDPASLAALAAAGGGRYAPLSADDSDLAGLGVLDTDGAPMATGGGEGEDSDAASAGNQRSDDGYWLLLVLLPLVLAGFRRGWLALLPLTLVLALSCEPRAAYADANTNTNTNTNTSSFWDSLWRRADQRAHAALQAGDAASARALAPDAGLRAAAAYREKDYVAAADSWSGIDSADAHYNRGNALAQAGKLNEALDAYAAALAQSPGMEDAIANRKAVEDLLKQQQSQPQKSGQQDGQKQQGEQQQGEQQQGEQQQGEQQQGEQQQGEQQQGEQQQGEQKQGERQQGEQQQGEQQQGEQQQGEQQQGEQQQGEQQQGEQQQGEQQQGEQQQGAMQSDDADRQAAEEAARREMQQALEAREGEEATAEAAQAVELTPEQRAEMEKRQAHEQLLRRVPDDPGALLRRKFELEYQRRIREGEDR